Proteins encoded together in one Porites lutea chromosome 2, jaPorLute2.1, whole genome shotgun sequence window:
- the LOC140926558 gene encoding ras-related protein Rab-38-like, whose translation MEVLDSIKQVLRTQEMEVAESTNPQDGMEVLHTVEMDLTDANDVADGKVMKEKVTFLEMKTFERNVSSLEGLEESTELDPLKIICVGEFTGGVRAKGVFIKDYLGIKPTARIHPFNSVDFYLKRVNWLRLGDYRSHFSIVLQLCEISDMERFSAMTKVFFQHSQGALVFWGPRNPSSLARAVQWKAKIAQEVYSPIPCVLVTENIKDSQLKSVEWIGQGKIFENELALDRFCRRHGFVDHFEIKFRDWESGEKSVFGQAVTCALDEILQNEHKQDKTWI comes from the coding sequence ATGGAAGTCCTAGACTCGATCAAACAAGTGTTACGCACGCAGGAAATGGAGGTCGCAGAATCCACAAATCCGCAGGATGGAATGGAAGTTTTGCACACGGTCGAAATGGACCTGACGGATGCAAATGATGTGGCAGACGGAAAGGTTATGAAGGAAAAAGTCACGTTCTTGGAAATGAAAACATTCGAAAGGAACGTCAGTTCGTTAGAGGGCTTGGAAGAGAGCACTGAGCTGGACCCATTGAAGATCATCTGCGTTGGTGAGTTTACAGGCGGGGTTCGAGCAAAGGGCGTTTTTATCAAAGACTACCTGGGAATTAAACCTACAGCTAGAATCCACCCTTTCAACTCCGTAGATTTCTACTTAAAAAGAGTGAACTGGTTGCGGCTTGGAGACTATAGAAGTCACTTCTCTATAGTTCTTCAGCTATGCGAGATTTCGGATATGGAGCGATTTTCTGCCATGACGAAGGTCTTCTTTCAACATAGCCAGGGTGCACTGGTGTTTTGGGGGCCTCGCAATCCGTCATCGCTTGCCAGAGCCGTGCAGTGGAAAGCAAAGATCGCACAAGAAGTTTATTCGCCGATTCCTTGCGTTTTAGTGACGGAAAATATTAAAGATTCACAGTTAAAATCAGTGGAGTGGATCGGGCAAGGGAAAATATTTGAAAACGAGTTGGCTCTAGATAGGTTCTGTCGAAGACACGGTTTTGTGGATCATTTTGAAATCAAATTCCGTGACTGGGAATCTGGAGAAAAGAGCGTTTTCGGACAAGCTGTGACCTGTGCTCTTGACGAGATTTTGCAGAACGAACATAAACAAGACAAAACTTGGATTTGA
- the LOC140925542 gene encoding E3 ubiquitin-protein ligase TRIM45-like: MASAVPDEVTERLTCAVCMEQFKEPKVLPCLHTYCKACLEKLVKKQESDHIITCPECRQDSKVPDGDASKLQPNFWVNNFMTLLSMQDSASSTGSPLICEHCDSGDSAVSRCSDCSVFMCEFCVTAHKRINATKNHQILSLTEVKILGSKVLVKPSFCSKHKDETLKLFCSTCQKTICRDCTIVDHREHKYDFVTDVAEKETEIIQGFLAKAKVKEHAVVDGIKAVQTMKNGVQKRVSEVSKEIDAFHDEQVKALNYYCANIKHEVSTEGQIRVSKLENQVDVLSSFLAKLRSGISFTDQALQDGDDVKLLAMKKQLVQQLHQLNSSKTSCKPCEDDYLELQVHQTIWDMGKIVSVCYRLFDAQKCTVSVVGAEEGVMYQTLAGQKVDLLLLVKDRNGQKITNGGHQVEAILSFSIKPDLAGANSPVPVRDNGDGSYRFLYHPVGEGQVTLSVKVQGQKIFGSPFKWNVTSKLPDGLSSPQAKSAKRKKGKKGSLYDPVTQFPALKEGMHCWKLKLTCFSDESKCELEIGITSYTLFLGEKQTKGAWQYSSRKQPKTSRSDGQIPSITSVENNDVFIVFLNLESKKLTIYNVRSKQTEIFAGIEGDNFSPIIRCDMWQLRYGDEQYPRLALQ, from the exons ATGGCCAGTGCTGTACCAGATGAAGTTACTGAACGCTTGacttgtgctgtttgcatggaACAGTTTAAGGAACCAAAGGTTCTGCCATGTCTGCACACTTACTGTAAAGCATGCCTGGAAAAGCTGGTGAAGAAACAAGAATCTGATCACATTATAACTTGTCCTGAGTGCAGGCAGGATTCGAAA GTTCCTGATGGAGATGCAAGCAAGCTGCAACCAAATTTCTGGGTGAACAACTTCATGACCTTATTAAGCATGCAAGACAGTGCGTCATCCACAGGGAGCCCACTGATCTGTGAACACTGTGACAGTGGCGACTCCGCAGTTTCGCGTTGCTCTGACTGCAGTGTTTTCATGTGTGAGTTTTGTGTTACTGCGCATAAGAGAATCAATGCCACCAAGAATCACCAGATTTTATCTCTGACAGAAGTAAAGATACTTGGTTCAAAGGTCCTTGTCAAGCCATCGTTTTGTTCCAAACATAAAGATGAGACACTGAAATTATTCTGTAGCACCTGCCAGAAAACAATCTGTCGTGATTGTACCATTGTTGATCACCGTGAACACAAGTACGATTTTGTGACAGATGTTGccgaaaaagaaacagaaatcaTTCAAGGTTTTCTTGCCAAAGCCAAAGTCAAAGAGCATGCAGTTGTTGATGGTATTAAAGCAGTCCAGACGATGAAAAACGGTGTCCAGAAAAGAGTCTCtgaagtaagcaaagaaattgaTGCCTTTCATGATGAGCAGGTGAAAGCACTGAATTACTACTGTGCAAATATTAAACATGAAGTTTCCACGGAGGGTCAAATAAGAGTCAGCAAGCTAGAGAACCAGGTAGATGTACTTTCCTCTTTTCTGGCTAAGTTGAGAAGTGGCATCAGCTTTACTGATCAGGCCTTACAAGATGGAGATGATGTCAAGCTTTTGGCCATGAAAAAGCAACTAGTCCAGCAGCTTCACCAGCTGAATTCATCAAAGACCTCTTGTAAACCCTGCGAGGATGACTATCTAGAGCTACAAGTGCACCAAACCATTTGGGATATGGGGAAAATAGTAAGTGTGTGTTATCGTCTTTTTGATGCCCAGAAATGCACCGTCAGCGTGGTGGGGGCAGAGGAAGGCGTGATGTACCAAACCTTGGCTGGACAAAAAGTTGATTTGTTGCTACTTGTCAAAGACAGAAATGGTCAGAAAATAACTAATGGAGGCCATCAAGTGGAAGCCATATTATCCTTCTCTATTAAGCCAGATCTCGCAGGTGCAAATTCACCAGTTCCTGTACGTGATAATGGAGATGGGTCTTACCGTTTCCTATATCATCCCGTGGGAGAAGGACAAGTGACTTTGTCAGTCAAAGTTCAAGGGCAAAAGATTTTTGGAAGTCCCTTTAAATGGAATGTAACTTCGAAGCTTCCAGATGGATTAAGTTCACCGCAAGCAAAGAGCGCCAAACGCAAAAAGGGGAAAAAGGGATCACTGTATGACCCCGTAACCCAGTTTCCAGCTCTCAAGGAAGGCATGCACTGCTGGAAACTCAAGTTAACATGTTTTAGCGACGAGAGCAAATGTGAGCTGGAAATAGGGATCACTTCTTACACACTTTTTTTAggcgaaaaacaaacaaaaggggCCTGGCAGTATAGTTCACGCAAGCAACCAAAGACCAGTCGATCAGATGGTCAAATTCCCTCCATCActtctgttgaaaataatgatgtGTTCATTGTATTCCTTAATCTGGAGTCAAAGAAACTTACAATCTACAATGTTCGAAGCAAACAAACTGAAATCTTTGCAGGGATTGAAGGGGATAATTTCTCTCCTATTATTAGGTGTGACATGTGGCAGCTTAGGTATGGAGACGAGCAGTATCCAAGACTTGCTCTTCAGTAG
- the LOC140926559 gene encoding uncharacterized protein KIAA1958-like — MASSSSNSRFADITSVEEFIEGQENENTRKKTEQNVALLKEFLRLKDESRPVEEIPPHELSSFISEFIITVRKKENNEDYEPTSLRAMMASFERYLKKKNYGYSIMRDVEFEKARTALKSKQRDLKKKGKGDKPNASVPLTEDDIKLLYDKGLLGKSTPEALLNTVWFNNTVYFGLRGCKEHRDMCWGDVQLRQTTNGEEFLEYTERQTKTRTGENPRDVRQIKPKMFSVQGSERDPVTVYKFYAEKRPSEMNDNNAPFYLAVNNCKKQDSSKPWFKKSAVGVNKLNSLMKKMAEKAGLGPNVKNHSGRKTMIQTLTNNDIPATDIIQLSGHKNLQSVTNYSVVSEKQQVKMSRTLSELMSGNVHSLEKTNSSQVGECSTDPSASSAGRSAADHHQQAMSLFTGAVIHGGQFSISINSLNQSPKLAIQEVEVKSSPKRYKRLKVLDSDSD, encoded by the coding sequence ATGGCGTCTTCTTCGAGCAATTCAAGGTTTGCAGATATAACTTCAGTAGAGGAATTTATTGAaggacaagaaaacgaaaacaccaggaagaaaactgaacagaaTGTTGCTTTGCTTAAGGAGTTTTTGAGGCTAAAAGATGAGTCAAGGCCTGTAGAAGAAATTCCCCCACACGAACTGAGTTCATTCATCAGCGAATTTATCATaacagtaagaaagaaagaaaacaacgaagaTTACGAACCCACTTCCTTGCGTGCTATGATGGCCAGTTTTGAACGgtatttaaagaagaagaattacGGCTACAGCATTATGAGAGACGTCGAGTTTGAAAAAGCACGAACggcattaaaatcaaaacaaagagatctcaagaagaaaggcaaaggcgATAAACCAAACGCTTCAGTTCCCCTCACAGAAGACGACATAAAACTGCTGTATGACAAAGGATTGTTAGGAAAGTCAACTCCTGAGGCTCTACTGAATACAGTTTGGTTCAACAACACAGTCTATTTCGGTCTCCGTGGTTGTAAGGAACACAGAGACATGTGTTGGGGCGATGTGCAACTACGCCAAACTACAAATGGCGAGGAATTTTTAGAGTATACTGAGAGACAAACTAAGACTCGAACCGGAGAAAATCCCAGAGATGTCAggcaaataaaaccgaaaatGTTTTCGGTTCAGGGAAGTGAAAGAGATCCcgtcactgtttacaaattctACGCGGAGAAAAGACCGTCGGAAATGAACGACAACAACGCGCCATTTTATCTAGCAGTAAATAACTGTAAAAAACAAGATTCTTCTAAACCATGGTTTAAAAAGTCAGCCGTTGGCGTGAACAAGCTGAAttcgttaatgaaaaaaatggcagaaaaagcCGGGCTGGGGCCCAATGTAAAGAACCATAGCGGTCGCAAAACAATGATCCAAACTTTAACAAACAACGACATCCCAGCGACAGATATTATTCAACTGTCGGGacataaaaatcttcaaagtgtgacaaattattctgtagtttctgaaaaacagcAAGTAAAAATGTCTCGTACTTTAAGTGAACTGATGTCCGGGAATGTGCATAGCTTAGAGAAAACTAATTCATCTCAAGTTGGAGAATGCTCCACTGATCCTTCAGCTAGCTCGGCGGGTCGCTCGGCGGCAGATCATCACCAACAAGCGATGTCGCTTTTCACGGGCGCTGTTATTCATGGAGGTCAATTCAGCATTTCTATTAACAGCCTCAATCAATCCCCGAAGTTGGCAATCCAAGAAGTTGAGGTAAAATCTTCTCCAAAGAGGTACAAAAGGCTAAAAGTACTGGACTCTGACTCTGATTAG